The sequence GGGGTTACCGTTTCCTGCCCCACCTGGCGAGCGTAATCGCCTCCGGGCGGCAGGTATTGGTGGTGACCGCGCTGGTCGCGGCGGCGGTGACTGTGGTCGCAGCGCGAGTCGCTGCCAAGGGGGCCGGTGCGTTGTCGCACGAGGTCGTCCCGGCTCGCGCCGCCCGCCTGGCAGCCTCGGTCGGAACTGCCGTGATCGCAATCTCCCTGGTCGTCCTCTCGTACCAGCCGGTCGCCGCCGCACTTCAACAAGTCTCCCCGAGCATCGGTCTGTTCGCTGAACCCGGTGACCTTCTACGCCAGTGGCTGCTGCTCGGCGCCTGGGCGGGCCCAGGGGCCGCGCCGCTTGGTTACTGGCTCCTGTATCGCGCCGCCGATCTGCTGCTGCTCGCCGTGGTGTGGTGGGCACTGCGCCGGCTGCCGGGACTGCTCACCCGAGCCACTGTTCCCGCGATGGCGGCCGGCGCAGTGTGCGCGACCGTCTTCGGGCTGCTGGCGAGCCAGCTGCTGAGGATGGCGTTGGACGGGGTGGGCTCGGGCCTGCGCCGGGACCTGCTACATCTGGCCGCTGAGCTCGGTAATGGCGTCCCTGCCGCCCTGACCTGTGGCCTGGTGGCAGGATCCGCCGCCGCCCTGACGCTGCGGGTGGCCGCGAGCCGCGCGGAGATCGCCGATGCCGCCATCTCCCCTCAGGATTCCGGGCGGCCTTAGCTTGTTCTTGAGGGGCCGTCCTGTGAACTCGGTGGAGCAGCGGGCGGCGTCAGGTGCGGTGCATCGCAAGGCGGAGGGTCGTCGTACTGGGCGTATTCGGCCGATCCGATCACGCGGCGAGGTGCCGCAGCGTCGTGGTGTGCCCGCCCGCCGAGGACCACGGGACCTTTCAGCGAGTGCGGAAGACGACGTCACGACGATGGCGGGGAGCCGTGGCACACGGGGCCCGGTTGGGGCGTGTCCTGGGCGCGGACTCGGACTAGGAAGGCGACCCAGCTGCGGTAGGGCTTCCAGCGATCGGCGATCTTGGCCAGTTGGGTGACGTCGTCGTCGGTGGTCGGGGCGCCGAGTCCGTATGCGGTGGCAATGGCTTTGTGGACGCGTGGTTCGTGGCGGGGGAAGACGTCGGGGTGTCCTGCTCCCCGGATGAGGATGAGTTCGGCGGAGAAGGGGCCGATGCCGGGCAGGGCGCGCAGTTCAGTGAGGGCGTAGTCGGCGGGCAGGGCGCGCAGGTGGGCTGCGTCGAGTCTGCCGTCGAGGGCTGCTTCGGCCAGTGCGTGCAGCCGCTCGATCTTGATGCCGGTGAGGCCGGGCACGTGGGTGATGGCGCGCAGGGCCGCGGGGGTGGGGAATGCGTGCAGGGGCCGGCCTGCGATGTGGACGCGGTGTCCGTGCTGGTGGGCGATGCGGGCCTTGATGGTTGCTGCCTGGGTCATGCGGATGCGGTTGCCGATGATTGCCCAGGTGGCGGCTTCGTAGGGGGAGTGGAAGCACACCGGGCGCAGCCCCGGGTGGTCCGCCATGAGCCCGGCCACCACGGGGTCCCCGGCAAGACCGGGGAATCCGGTGGCGTCGACGTCGAGCGAGAGGATGCGGGCGAGTTGGGCCCGCACGGCTTGTGTGGCCGCCGCCTCCGCGGTCACTGCCTTCGCCGGGTGCGGGGTACCGGGGTGCACGGTGAATTCGGCCCGGACCGTTCCCGTGCCGCCGTCTGCCCTCACCTCCTGCCGGACGGCGGCCGCGACGACCGAGTCGCCGTCGTCGGCAGGGAAGGCCAGGCGGAGGATTCCGTCCGCCGTGTAAGGGTGGTTCGCGGGGCCGAAGCCCTCCAGGAACCGGATGCCGGAAGCAAGCGAGAAGGGCCCGGCCGGGGTGAGGGTGACGGCGGGCACGGTCAGCCTCCGTGTGCCGTGAGGGTGTAGCCCTCGGGGCCTTCGAAGGAGAACATCGGCCCGAAGGGGCTGTCCGTGATCGGAGTGAGGATCGTGATCCCGGCAGCGGTGAGCTGGTCGTGGAGCTGGTGGGCGTCGGAGGTCTGGAACCAGAGCACCGCGCCGAGTCCGGGCCGTGCGGTGTCGGCGAGGTCGACGCCCGGGAGGAGCTCGCGGACGGCGAAGGGGGTCGGCTTGGTGTCGAAGACGACTGCGTGGGGTGGCGAGACCGCGGCCCGGCGCAGACCGAGGTGCTGCTCGCAGAATTCCGCTGCCGCGTTCAGGTCGCGCACCTGCAGGGCGACGAAGTCGGGGCCGTCGATGGTGACAGGCATGGGTCTCCTCGAACTCGATGAACTCGATGTCAGGACTTTGACATGGTCGAGGTTAGGACGGCCGGGTCGCATATGTCAAAATGCTGACATGCTGGAGAACGCGTCGGCCGAACCGCCCCACCCCACGAAAGACGTCACTCACCACGTGGGATACCTGCTCAAACGGACGCAGGCCGCCCTCCGTGGGGCCATGGACAAGGTCCTGCGCGAGCACGGCCTGACTGTGCCGCAGTACGCCACCCTCGAACTTCTGTCCCTGCATCCCGGCATGTCCAACGCCGACCTCGCCCGCGCGACCTTCGTCACCCGGCAGTCCGGAAACGTCGTCCTGCGGGCCCTGCAGGAAGCGGGAATGATCACCCGCCCCGCCACCGCCGACCACGGCCGCGCCCGGCCCGCCCACCTCACCGCGGAGGGCAACGCGCGCCTGGCCGCCGTCCAGGCCGCCGTCTACGCCATCGAACAGCGCATGGTCGAAGCGATCCCGGCGCAGCGCCTGGCAGTGCTCCTCGCCGACCTCGAACGCATGGCGGCAGCGCTGGAGGAATGACCCCACACCCGGGCCGGTGAACTCCGCCAGGACGCCGTGGGCA is a genomic window of Streptomyces sp. Edi2 containing:
- a CDS encoding VOC family protein, which codes for MPVTIDGPDFVALQVRDLNAAAEFCEQHLGLRRAAVSPPHAVVFDTKPTPFAVRELLPGVDLADTARPGLGAVLWFQTSDAHQLHDQLTAAGITILTPITDSPFGPMFSFEGPEGYTLTAHGG
- a CDS encoding MarR family transcriptional regulator translates to MLENASAEPPHPTKDVTHHVGYLLKRTQAALRGAMDKVLREHGLTVPQYATLELLSLHPGMSNADLARATFVTRQSGNVVLRALQEAGMITRPATADHGRARPAHLTAEGNARLAAVQAAVYAIEQRMVEAIPAQRLAVLLADLERMAAALEE
- a CDS encoding DNA-3-methyladenine glycosylase 2 family protein → MPAVTLTPAGPFSLASGIRFLEGFGPANHPYTADGILRLAFPADDGDSVVAAAVRQEVRADGGTGTVRAEFTVHPGTPHPAKAVTAEAAATQAVRAQLARILSLDVDATGFPGLAGDPVVAGLMADHPGLRPVCFHSPYEAATWAIIGNRIRMTQAATIKARIAHQHGHRVHIAGRPLHAFPTPAALRAITHVPGLTGIKIERLHALAEAALDGRLDAAHLRALPADYALTELRALPGIGPFSAELILIRGAGHPDVFPRHEPRVHKAIATAYGLGAPTTDDDVTQLAKIADRWKPYRSWVAFLVRVRAQDTPQPGPVCHGSPPSS